The following are encoded together in the Planctomycetota bacterium genome:
- the uppS gene encoding di-trans,poly-cis-decaprenylcistransferase, which yields MSPTTAKPATAISGTRPNPLVPRHIAIIMDGNGRWAEARGLVRELGHKAGSKTVREITESCAKRGIQALTLYSFSSENWKRPQAEIAALMQLLREHLKGELPTMLTNNIRFRRIGRREGLHADVLALLDDTEKATAHCGGLTLCLALNYGARAELADACRVLAQKAKDGAITVDSISESVISQHLFTAGLPDPDLLIRTAGEMRVSNFLLWQISYAEFHVTQTLWPDFGEKDLEIALQDFANRRRTYGGLTSDVAESAPAG from the coding sequence ATGAGTCCGACCACGGCCAAACCCGCGACTGCAATTTCCGGCACGCGGCCCAACCCGCTGGTGCCCAGGCACATCGCCATCATCATGGATGGCAATGGCCGATGGGCGGAGGCCCGCGGACTGGTGCGCGAGCTCGGCCACAAGGCGGGCAGCAAGACCGTGCGCGAGATCACCGAAAGCTGCGCCAAGCGCGGCATCCAGGCCCTCACCCTCTACTCCTTCTCCAGCGAAAACTGGAAACGGCCGCAAGCGGAGATCGCCGCCCTGATGCAGCTGCTGCGCGAGCACCTCAAGGGGGAGCTGCCGACGATGCTCACCAACAACATCCGCTTCCGGCGGATCGGCCGGCGCGAGGGGCTGCATGCGGATGTGCTGGCACTTCTGGATGACACTGAGAAGGCCACCGCTCATTGCGGCGGCTTAACCCTTTGCCTTGCCTTGAATTACGGAGCCAGGGCGGAGTTGGCCGATGCCTGCAGAGTTCTGGCACAGAAGGCCAAGGATGGAGCGATCACGGTCGATTCCATTTCAGAGTCGGTCATTTCCCAGCACCTCTTCACCGCGGGGCTTCCCGATCCGGACCTCCTGATTCGCACGGCCGGCGAGATGCGCGTGAGCAACTTCCTGCTCTGGCAGATTTCCTACGCCGAATTCCATGTGACGCAGACCCTCTGGCCGGACTTCGGCGAGAAGGACCTGGAGATCGCCCTGCAGGATTTCGCCAACCGCCGCCGGACCTACGGCGGGCTCACCAGCGATGTGGCCGAGAGCGCCCCCGCCGGTTGA
- a CDS encoding SIMPL domain-containing protein (The SIMPL domain is named for its presence in mouse protein SIMPL (signalling molecule that associates with mouse pelle-like kinase). Bacterial member BP26, from Brucella, was shown to assemble into a channel-like structure, while YggE from E. coli has been associated with resistance to oxidative stress.): protein MKSTFLSRFPPLVKNFGLGMFLLGATLALGVVLSSQAVGQAIASHSKSGRTIHVKGVAEVMMLSDKGNWRGSVCAKGAAPAECFAKLDASMNKVQSLIRTNQFPTEEISLDELTLTTVYVKNDKGVALSAVDHYVASQEISVASTRVEALRDLQRKAADLQKDGVTITSYDPSYTCSTIDSVKMDLLEKATQNGYDRAMVLAKGSGSKVGTLANASQGVFQIVPYGSNEVSDYGLNDTSSIKKSAKAVVSMEYFIER from the coding sequence ATGAAATCAACTTTCCTGTCTCGTTTTCCGCCGCTGGTCAAGAACTTCGGGCTCGGCATGTTTCTGCTCGGCGCCACGCTCGCACTGGGCGTGGTGCTCTCTTCGCAGGCCGTCGGGCAGGCGATCGCCTCGCACAGCAAATCGGGTCGCACGATCCACGTGAAGGGAGTGGCCGAGGTCATGATGCTCTCCGACAAGGGCAATTGGCGCGGCAGTGTCTGCGCCAAGGGCGCGGCACCCGCCGAGTGCTTCGCCAAGCTCGACGCCTCGATGAACAAGGTCCAGTCACTGATTCGCACCAATCAGTTTCCAACCGAGGAGATTTCGCTCGACGAACTGACCCTGACCACGGTCTATGTCAAGAACGACAAAGGCGTCGCCCTGAGCGCGGTCGACCACTACGTTGCCTCGCAGGAAATTTCCGTCGCCTCGACGCGCGTCGAGGCATTGCGTGATTTGCAGCGCAAGGCCGCCGACCTGCAGAAGGATGGCGTGACGATCACTTCCTACGACCCCTCCTACACCTGCAGCACGATCGACAGCGTCAAAATGGATCTGCTGGAGAAGGCGACGCAGAATGGATATGACCGCGCGATGGTCTTGGCCAAGGGCTCGGGCAGCAAGGTCGGCACGCTCGCCAACGCGTCGCAGGGCGTTTTCCAGATTGTGCCCTATGGCTCCAATGAAGTGTCCGACTACGGCCTGAACGACACTTCGTCCATCAAGAAGTCGGCCAAGGCCGTGGTGAGCATGGAGTATTTCATCGAGCGGTGA
- a CDS encoding cytochrome b N-terminal domain-containing protein, with product MARLIKRILGWTESRSGVAAFVAPIVTHRVPRDAKWWYVFGSASLMFFMIQVVTGILLATLYVPSAAEAFSSLQNIDQQVPFGWMLRALHAWSSNAMVLMVAIHMSQVFLHASFKFPRELMWMVGVLLLFGTLALAFTGQIMRWDQDAYWGLGIGASIVDRVPLMGNSLRNLMLGGPYIGGATLSRFFALHVFVLPGLMIALIGAHMALILKNGISEMPKPGMVVDPETYKEEYEERVRKTGVPFMPDAAQRDMVFCGAMLIAVGVLAAWLGPVGPNGVPDPTVIDANPRPDFAFLWIFTAMALMPPQIETAVLLIAPVVLGLFLLGLPLISNRGERAPSKRPGAVLGFVLVVTALGTLSWMGVVSAWSPVMDAWTSLPTPVQYLAGRTPLELQGALVMQHSQCRNCHSLGGAGGLRGPSLDDIGSRKSWDQLVRQVQQGGGNMPAYGKNLSSAETTAVVAFMATLRSSGAPASVIPGAMEVQPSPGEAPRATLSNAGR from the coding sequence ATGGCCCGCTTGATCAAGCGCATCCTGGGCTGGACCGAGTCACGCTCCGGCGTGGCGGCCTTCGTTGCGCCGATCGTGACCCACCGCGTGCCGCGCGACGCCAAGTGGTGGTACGTCTTCGGCAGCGCGTCGCTGATGTTCTTCATGATCCAGGTGGTGACCGGCATCCTGCTCGCCACCTTGTATGTGCCCAGCGCCGCCGAGGCCTTTTCGAGCCTGCAGAACATCGATCAGCAGGTGCCCTTCGGGTGGATGCTGCGTGCACTTCACGCGTGGAGCAGCAACGCCATGGTGCTGATGGTGGCCATCCACATGAGCCAGGTCTTCCTGCACGCCTCCTTCAAGTTTCCGCGCGAGCTGATGTGGATGGTGGGCGTGCTGCTGCTCTTTGGCACGCTGGCCCTGGCCTTCACCGGGCAGATCATGCGCTGGGACCAGGACGCCTACTGGGGACTGGGCATCGGGGCCTCGATCGTCGACCGCGTGCCGCTGATGGGCAACTCGCTGCGCAATCTCATGCTCGGCGGCCCCTACATCGGCGGCGCCACGCTGAGCCGCTTCTTCGCGCTGCATGTCTTCGTGCTGCCCGGCCTGATGATCGCGCTCATCGGGGCGCACATGGCCTTGATCCTGAAGAACGGCATCAGCGAGATGCCCAAGCCGGGCATGGTCGTGGATCCCGAGACCTACAAGGAGGAATACGAGGAACGCGTCCGCAAGACCGGCGTGCCCTTCATGCCCGACGCGGCGCAGCGCGACATGGTTTTCTGCGGCGCGATGCTGATCGCGGTGGGCGTGCTCGCGGCGTGGCTGGGCCCGGTCGGACCCAACGGCGTGCCCGATCCGACGGTGATCGACGCGAATCCGCGCCCCGACTTTGCCTTCCTCTGGATCTTCACCGCCATGGCCCTGATGCCGCCGCAGATCGAGACCGCGGTGCTGCTGATCGCGCCGGTGGTGTTGGGACTCTTCCTGCTCGGACTGCCGCTGATCTCCAACCGCGGCGAACGCGCGCCGAGCAAACGACCCGGCGCCGTGCTGGGTTTTGTGCTGGTGGTGACGGCGCTGGGAACGCTCTCCTGGATGGGCGTGGTCAGCGCCTGGAGTCCGGTGATGGATGCGTGGACCAGCCTCCCCACCCCGGTGCAATACCTCGCGGGGCGCACGCCGCTTGAGCTGCAGGGCGCGCTGGTAATGCAGCACAGCCAGTGCCGCAACTGCCACAGCCTGGGCGGGGCGGGGGGGCTGCGCGGACCAAGCCTGGACGACATCGGCTCGCGCAAATCCTGGGATCAATTGGTGCGCCAGGTGCAGCAGGGCGGCGGCAACATGCCCGCCTACGGCAAGAATCTCTCCAGCGCCGAGACCACGGCGGTGGTTGCCTTCATGGCCACTCTGCGCAGCTCCGGCGCGCCGGCCTCGGTGATTCCCGGCGCGATGGAGGTGCAGCCCTCGCCGGGCGAAGCGCCTCGCGCCACCCTCTCGAACGCGGGGCGGTAG
- a CDS encoding Rieske 2Fe-2S domain-containing protein produces the protein MSCDCPHSPGSTPPPSARRGVLLKIGVGLMGIGGAIAAIPLIGYAITPSLKKYKNTWIDLGDTGNFPEGETRLGKFTNPNASPSDGASAEQAVWVRSFKPKQFQVFAVNCAHLGCPVKWFQQSKLFMCPCHGGVYYEDGSRASGPPPRGLFEYKWKIENGRLFIDAGRLPGLEESA, from the coding sequence ATGAGCTGCGATTGTCCACATTCCCCCGGCTCCACGCCGCCGCCCAGCGCCCGCCGCGGCGTCCTGCTGAAGATCGGCGTCGGCTTGATGGGAATCGGCGGCGCCATCGCGGCGATTCCGCTGATCGGTTACGCCATCACTCCTTCGCTGAAGAAGTACAAGAACACCTGGATCGATCTTGGCGACACCGGCAATTTTCCCGAGGGGGAGACGCGCCTGGGCAAGTTCACCAATCCCAACGCCTCGCCCAGTGATGGCGCCAGCGCCGAACAGGCGGTCTGGGTGCGCTCCTTCAAGCCGAAACAGTTTCAGGTCTTCGCGGTCAACTGCGCCCACCTCGGCTGTCCGGTGAAGTGGTTTCAGCAGAGCAAACTTTTCATGTGCCCATGTCACGGCGGCGTCTACTACGAGGATGGCAGCCGCGCCAGCGGACCGCCGCCGCGCGGGCTCTTTGAATACAAGTGGAAGATCGAAAACGGCCGCCTGTTCATCGACGCCGGGCGCCTGCCGGGCCTGGAGGAAAGCGCCTGA
- a CDS encoding alpha-hydroxy-acid oxidizing protein: MNSHLNIESFEAVAKDRLKRKAFDYYRSGAWGEWTVKANVTAWSEIRLLPRVFVDVSRRSAASELLGMQMSFPLLIAPTAMQCMADPEGEVATARAAAKAGVPMVLSSLSTRCVEDVVKASRGDVVMQIYISSDRGFTKSLAQRAEAAGCKALMVTADTPVWGVRERDIHNGFHVPEGMSIVHLQRPGQPSGHAGRGIGESLGWTIDASLTWMDLDLIRQSVKIPVMVKGIMRGDDAVRAFDSGASAVVVSNHGGRQLDGAAPTAEALPEIAERAGNRGKIIVDGGIRRGPDMLRALALGAHAVMVGRPVLWGLAAGGEAGVARVLQILKQEFDLAMALSGCADLAAVTRDLILNKF, from the coding sequence ATGAACTCCCATCTCAACATCGAAAGTTTCGAGGCCGTCGCCAAGGATCGCCTGAAGCGAAAGGCCTTTGACTACTACCGCTCCGGCGCGTGGGGCGAGTGGACGGTGAAGGCAAACGTAACCGCCTGGAGCGAGATCCGCCTGCTTCCCCGGGTCTTCGTCGACGTGTCGCGGCGATCTGCCGCCAGCGAGTTGCTTGGCATGCAAATGTCCTTTCCACTGCTGATCGCGCCGACCGCGATGCAGTGCATGGCCGATCCGGAAGGAGAGGTCGCCACCGCGCGAGCTGCCGCAAAGGCGGGCGTTCCCATGGTGCTCTCGAGCCTTTCGACCCGCTGTGTCGAGGATGTGGTGAAGGCCTCACGTGGGGACGTGGTGATGCAGATCTACATCTCAAGCGATCGCGGTTTCACCAAGTCCCTGGCGCAGCGAGCGGAGGCCGCGGGCTGCAAGGCGCTGATGGTGACGGCGGACACGCCGGTGTGGGGAGTGCGCGAGCGCGACATCCACAATGGTTTCCATGTTCCCGAGGGCATGTCGATCGTCCATCTGCAACGGCCCGGCCAGCCGAGTGGGCACGCCGGCCGCGGCATCGGCGAATCGCTGGGCTGGACCATCGACGCCTCGCTGACCTGGATGGATCTCGATCTGATCCGGCAGTCGGTGAAGATTCCGGTCATGGTGAAGGGCATCATGCGCGGCGATGACGCGGTGCGTGCCTTCGACTCCGGCGCCAGCGCCGTGGTGGTGAGCAACCATGGCGGCCGCCAGCTCGATGGCGCAGCGCCGACCGCCGAAGCGCTGCCTGAGATCGCGGAGCGCGCGGGGAACCGCGGAAAAATCATTGTCGACGGCGGCATCCGCCGCGGTCCTGACATGCTGCGGGCTTTGGCTCTTGGCGCTCATGCCGTCATGGTCGGGCGGCCCGTGCTTTGGGGTCTGGCGGCGGGCGGCGAAGCGGGGGTGGCCCGCGTGCTGCAGATTCTCAAACAGGAATTCGACCTGGCGATGGCCTTGTCAGGTTGCGCCGATCTCGCGGCAGTCACCAGGGATTTGATCCTCAATAAGTTTTAA
- a CDS encoding PAS domain S-box protein, translating to MTPPADISTPSESDALEVLLIDGSGFIIALSMGAAKYLGRPQRELQGRSLSEVFPMGVHPAFPWLDQLSKSGSPLPPLLLDLEHTQADEASVHVEGVLYAIEVGLRSDGETVAGLAIRPSTSFAVENELLTAQRQILQLAAQRATLPDTLDAVATFSEKVLPSEVFCLLTPVSEQGDIGSGLRATLPGDIRGLLASFQDSPDAAPGLVARSTGKMVVANELDQDPRWKNYSKRLRSHGLVTVWSVPICDSRKSAVRAILEFHLPVRRGPNRAELKVIEELSALVRLAIDLHQLQADLDLSESSLRSTIQAIPLILWQTDREGRFTVCEGKGLASLGLKSGDVVGQKVEEILRSDPNAKIHVQKALAGESVAGELIAGTTRFIQSAGPLRDEAGAIVGARGIALDVTAQRQAEAAAEATGDLLKTVVDTALDALVTIDVEGKIVLWNKQAELLFGWSSAEAKGMRLEETIIPPDLVKAHQEGMRRYHAEGVGPILGKRIEIMAMNRAGTKFPVELAVSPHAGKYVGGFSAFIRDISDRRRSETAVKASEERLKLVIEASTDGFWDYRLDGGMSVVSDRCSTMLGYKSGEAPVSTPDVNPLIHPDDAPRVKQSWQEHLAGKTPRYESEHRRRASDGSWRWVLDRGKVVERVEGMKAVRVTGTQTDITERRGLEASLGAAERMESLGLLASGFAQELDSVLSVIRAHASLANITTGVPAKAVESLEVIQLAVARAKAMSRNLILLGEGGEVGEPPRPIVVSDAVREAVRLLAPNLPRTITVAVEDLTDGRERVAVDSSRLQQAILNLLMRASEALANNGMITMRIAQTIEGSEPLVRVECVDRGAPLSADQQQHAFDALAPDGSLRGRTAMGLAAVKRFAESAGGHAQVSSTAEGTVFCLSIPAARESYSQERLPIVLAESHPLLRPMLVEALQASGHRVVTVESDRDLEAAVRRMGSGCVVVLDEESVTGQSGAILKKIKASLKTMPPVILLVSAAAEEVDLGVPASRLQKPFMFDSLLNEIMKTAGQPT from the coding sequence GTGACACCACCCGCCGACATCTCCACGCCATCCGAGAGCGACGCGCTCGAAGTGCTCCTGATCGACGGGTCCGGCTTCATCATCGCGCTGAGCATGGGCGCCGCCAAATATCTGGGCCGACCGCAACGCGAATTGCAGGGGCGATCGCTGAGCGAAGTCTTTCCCATGGGGGTTCATCCGGCATTCCCATGGCTCGACCAGCTCTCGAAGTCCGGCTCGCCACTGCCGCCGCTGTTGCTGGATCTCGAGCACACCCAGGCCGATGAGGCCTCGGTCCATGTGGAGGGCGTGCTCTACGCCATTGAAGTTGGGCTGCGCAGCGACGGCGAAACCGTGGCGGGCCTGGCCATCCGTCCCAGCACCAGCTTCGCCGTCGAGAACGAGCTGCTCACGGCTCAGCGCCAGATCCTGCAACTGGCGGCGCAGCGCGCCACGCTGCCCGACACGCTCGATGCGGTCGCAACATTTTCGGAGAAGGTGCTGCCCAGCGAGGTCTTCTGCCTCCTGACGCCGGTCTCGGAGCAGGGGGACATCGGCAGCGGCCTTCGCGCCACGCTGCCCGGCGACATTCGCGGCCTGCTCGCCTCCTTTCAGGATTCTCCCGACGCGGCGCCGGGACTGGTGGCCCGCAGCACCGGGAAGATGGTCGTCGCCAATGAGCTCGATCAGGATCCGCGCTGGAAGAACTATTCCAAGCGCCTGCGCAGCCACGGCCTGGTCACCGTCTGGAGCGTTCCCATCTGCGACTCGCGCAAGTCCGCGGTGCGCGCCATCCTGGAGTTTCATCTTCCTGTGCGCCGCGGACCCAACCGCGCCGAGCTGAAGGTGATCGAGGAATTGTCGGCGCTGGTCCGCCTGGCGATCGACCTGCACCAGTTGCAAGCCGATCTGGACTTGAGCGAGTCCAGTCTGCGCTCCACGATCCAGGCGATTCCGCTGATTCTCTGGCAGACCGACCGCGAGGGGCGCTTCACGGTCTGCGAAGGCAAGGGGCTGGCGTCGCTGGGATTGAAGTCCGGCGATGTGGTCGGGCAGAAGGTGGAAGAGATTCTTCGCTCCGACCCCAACGCGAAGATCCACGTGCAGAAGGCGCTGGCCGGCGAAAGCGTCGCCGGTGAATTGATCGCGGGAACCACCCGATTCATCCAGTCGGCGGGACCGCTGCGCGACGAGGCCGGAGCCATCGTCGGCGCCCGCGGCATCGCCCTGGACGTCACCGCGCAGCGCCAGGCCGAGGCGGCGGCGGAGGCGACCGGCGACCTGCTCAAGACCGTCGTCGACACGGCGCTGGACGCGCTTGTCACGATCGACGTGGAGGGCAAGATCGTCCTCTGGAACAAGCAGGCGGAACTGCTCTTCGGCTGGAGCAGCGCCGAGGCCAAGGGCATGCGCCTGGAGGAGACCATCATCCCGCCCGATTTGGTGAAGGCCCATCAGGAGGGCATGCGCCGCTACCACGCTGAGGGGGTGGGTCCGATCCTGGGCAAGCGCATCGAGATCATGGCAATGAACCGCGCCGGCACAAAGTTCCCAGTCGAACTGGCGGTGAGCCCCCACGCCGGAAAATATGTGGGCGGATTCAGCGCGTTCATCCGCGACATCTCCGACCGCCGCCGCAGCGAGACTGCGGTGAAGGCCAGCGAGGAGCGATTGAAGCTGGTCATCGAGGCGAGCACCGACGGCTTCTGGGATTACCGGCTCGACGGCGGCATGAGCGTGGTGAGCGACCGCTGCTCCACAATGCTCGGCTACAAGTCGGGCGAGGCGCCGGTCTCCACGCCCGATGTGAATCCGCTGATCCATCCCGACGACGCGCCGCGCGTGAAACAGTCCTGGCAGGAGCATCTGGCGGGCAAGACGCCGCGCTACGAGTCGGAGCATCGGCGCCGCGCCAGCGATGGTTCGTGGCGATGGGTGTTGGACCGCGGCAAGGTGGTCGAGCGCGTGGAGGGAATGAAGGCGGTGCGCGTCACCGGAACGCAGACCGACATCACCGAGCGGCGCGGGCTTGAGGCGAGCCTGGGCGCCGCCGAGCGCATGGAATCGCTGGGTCTTCTCGCCAGCGGCTTTGCCCAGGAGCTCGATAGCGTGCTTTCGGTCATCCGCGCGCATGCGTCGCTGGCCAACATCACCACAGGAGTGCCTGCGAAGGCGGTGGAGAGTCTTGAGGTGATCCAACTCGCGGTCGCTCGTGCGAAAGCCATGAGCCGCAACTTGATTCTGCTTGGCGAGGGCGGCGAAGTCGGCGAGCCGCCGCGGCCGATCGTGGTGAGCGACGCGGTGCGCGAGGCCGTGCGCCTGCTCGCGCCGAACCTGCCGCGCACCATCACCGTCGCTGTTGAGGACCTCACCGACGGTCGCGAGCGCGTCGCCGTTGATTCAAGCCGACTGCAGCAGGCGATCTTGAACCTTTTGATGCGCGCCTCAGAAGCACTGGCCAACAACGGCATGATCACCATGCGGATTGCCCAGACGATCGAAGGCTCGGAGCCGCTGGTGCGGGTGGAGTGCGTTGATCGCGGAGCGCCATTGAGCGCCGATCAGCAGCAGCACGCGTTCGATGCCCTCGCCCCCGACGGTTCGTTGCGCGGACGAACCGCGATGGGACTGGCCGCGGTGAAGCGATTCGCCGAATCCGCCGGCGGTCATGCGCAAGTCTCATCAACCGCCGAGGGCACGGTCTTCTGCCTCTCCATTCCCGCAGCGCGGGAGTCCTACAGCCAGGAGCGCCTCCCCATCGTGCTGGCGGAGAGCCATCCGCTGCTGCGACCAATGTTGGTCGAAGCCTTGCAGGCCAGCGGCCATCGCGTGGTCACCGTGGAAAGCGACCGCGATTTGGAAGCCGCGGTGCGGCGCATGGGCTCGGGGTGCGTGGTCGTGCTGGACGAGGAGAGCGTGACCGGGCAGTCGGGCGCCATCCTGAAGAAGATCAAGGCGAGCCTGAAGACCATGCCACCGGTGATCCTGCTGGTCAGCGCCGCCGCGGAGGAGGTGGATCTGGGCGTGCCCGCGAGTCGCCTGCAGAAGCCCTTCATGTTCGACTCGTTGCTCAACGAGATCATGAAAACCGCGGGCCAGCCAACATGA
- a CDS encoding cytochrome c oxidase assembly protein, protein MERATLWSAWSVLSPFTLVAILLLALYWRGWRRLHHAMPQRWSLRHALFFSAGIAAMWIALQSPIDAMASWLLSAHMTQHFLLTMIAPPLLLLGWPMSPLLAGLPRWMSRDGLGPLLAWPRVQKFGRGLTHPVTGWLAMVLLTWGWHLPVMYQLALEVPALHIVEHACFLWGGLLFWWCVVEPYPWRNPWPRWAIPVYLLSADMANTIVAAVLAFASGAIYPWYEATAPTFGVTALADQQAAAAIMWIPGQLVYLVPAAVIMFNTLSRPRTVQARSFALPILQVAGRRRKRSPFDAIEIPLLGAILKSANARGGLRWVMFAGAAAICIDGWLGPREASTNLAGTWTWTHWRGLTAVSMIAVGNLACMACPLIAPRNFLRRWITPRFRWPRAISTKWIALALIGAWLLCYEIWSLWDSSFATAWIIAGYFMAATAIDLLFEGASFCKWICPIGQYQMAMSTASPMEVRIRAEDVCQTCQTHDCLRGNASSPGCGTGLFLPKKVGNLDCTFCLDCVSACPHDNIGLLTRVPFAELVQDRWRSSIGLMAKRADFAALLAMLAVGAFANALTMTEPMLEFVAECSERLGSNVIAVIAVVIASMALIALPLLIAAGIGSLMRKEQFRIRFAHLTLELLPLAIAMWVAHLGFHLATGFRSAWPPLQRAMLDMNVSGFGEPQWSANCCAVMPSWLLPAQLCLLGAGLLVSMTLVWIRSERSLGLSNGSLPRVRSVAALAWCELGAALAWWMLGAWIVLQPMQMRGLIPS, encoded by the coding sequence ATGGAGCGCGCCACCCTCTGGTCGGCGTGGAGCGTCCTCTCGCCTTTCACACTCGTGGCGATTCTGCTGCTGGCGCTCTATTGGCGCGGTTGGCGCCGCCTGCACCATGCGATGCCGCAGCGCTGGTCGCTCAGGCATGCCCTGTTCTTCTCGGCGGGCATCGCCGCGATGTGGATCGCGCTGCAGTCACCCATTGACGCGATGGCTTCCTGGCTCCTCTCGGCGCACATGACGCAGCATTTCCTGCTGACCATGATCGCGCCGCCGCTGCTGCTGCTGGGCTGGCCGATGTCGCCCTTGCTCGCAGGGCTGCCGCGCTGGATGAGCCGCGACGGACTCGGTCCGCTGCTGGCGTGGCCGCGCGTCCAGAAGTTTGGCCGCGGCTTGACTCATCCTGTCACCGGATGGCTGGCGATGGTGCTGCTCACCTGGGGCTGGCATCTGCCGGTGATGTATCAGTTGGCGCTGGAAGTTCCGGCGTTGCACATCGTGGAGCATGCGTGCTTCCTCTGGGGCGGCCTGCTGTTCTGGTGGTGCGTCGTTGAGCCCTATCCGTGGCGCAATCCCTGGCCGCGCTGGGCGATTCCGGTCTATCTGTTGAGCGCCGATATGGCCAACACCATCGTCGCCGCGGTCCTCGCCTTCGCGTCGGGGGCCATCTACCCGTGGTACGAAGCGACGGCGCCGACATTCGGTGTCACGGCGCTGGCCGATCAGCAGGCCGCCGCGGCCATCATGTGGATCCCGGGGCAATTGGTGTATCTGGTTCCCGCTGCAGTGATCATGTTCAACACGCTCTCGCGACCGCGCACGGTGCAAGCGCGGTCGTTTGCCTTGCCGATTCTCCAGGTCGCGGGCCGCCGCAGAAAGCGATCGCCCTTTGACGCGATTGAGATCCCGCTGCTGGGCGCCATCCTGAAGTCCGCCAACGCGCGCGGCGGATTGCGCTGGGTGATGTTCGCGGGAGCAGCCGCCATCTGCATCGATGGATGGCTTGGCCCGCGCGAGGCCTCGACCAACCTGGCGGGCACCTGGACTTGGACGCATTGGCGGGGTCTGACCGCGGTGTCGATGATCGCGGTCGGCAACCTGGCCTGCATGGCCTGCCCGCTGATCGCGCCGCGGAATTTCCTGCGCCGCTGGATCACGCCGCGCTTCCGCTGGCCGCGGGCGATCTCCACCAAGTGGATTGCGCTTGCGTTGATTGGAGCATGGCTGCTGTGCTACGAAATCTGGTCGCTCTGGGATTCGAGTTTCGCGACGGCGTGGATCATCGCCGGCTACTTCATGGCCGCAACCGCCATCGATCTGCTTTTCGAAGGAGCGTCCTTCTGCAAGTGGATCTGTCCGATCGGCCAATACCAGATGGCCATGAGCACGGCGAGTCCGATGGAGGTGCGGATCCGCGCCGAGGATGTGTGCCAGACATGTCAGACGCATGATTGCCTGCGCGGCAATGCGTCCTCGCCCGGCTGCGGCACCGGATTGTTTCTGCCAAAAAAAGTCGGCAACCTGGATTGCACCTTCTGCCTGGACTGCGTCTCGGCCTGCCCGCACGACAACATCGGCCTGCTTACGCGGGTTCCCTTCGCGGAGCTGGTTCAGGATCGCTGGCGATCGAGCATCGGCCTCATGGCCAAGCGCGCCGACTTCGCCGCGCTTCTGGCGATGCTCGCGGTGGGCGCTTTCGCCAACGCCCTCACCATGACCGAGCCGATGCTGGAATTCGTCGCGGAGTGCAGTGAACGATTGGGTTCCAATGTCATTGCGGTCATCGCCGTGGTCATAGCTTCCATGGCATTGATCGCGCTTCCATTGCTGATCGCGGCGGGGATCGGCTCGCTGATGCGCAAGGAACAGTTTCGCATTCGCTTCGCCCATCTGACGCTGGAGCTGCTGCCGCTGGCCATCGCCATGTGGGTGGCGCATCTCGGCTTTCATCTCGCAACGGGGTTCCGTTCCGCCTGGCCGCCGCTTCAACGGGCCATGCTTGACATGAATGTTTCCGGATTCGGCGAGCCCCAGTGGAGCGCCAATTGCTGCGCGGTCATGCCTTCCTGGCTTCTTCCCGCGCAGCTCTGCCTGCTGGGAGCGGGGCTGCTGGTCTCGATGACGCTGGTGTGGATCCGCTCCGAGCGATCACTCGGTTTGTCCAACGGATCGCTGCCGAGGGTGCGCTCGGTGGCGGCACTCGCCTGGTGCGAGCTGGGCGCGGCATTGGCCTGGTGGATGCTGGGCGCCTGGATCGTCCTGCAACCGATGCAAATGAGGGGGCTGATCCCATCATGA